From the genome of Spirosomataceae bacterium TFI 002, one region includes:
- a CDS encoding Uracil-DNA glycosylase gives MKDLLREIRACTICKEHLPFAPKPVLRASSTAKIVIIGQAPGSKVQQSGIPWDDASGKTLREWMDISSENFYDESKIAIIPMGFCYPGKGKTGDLPPRKECAATWHDTLFEQMPNIKLKILIGQYANSKYLNSKNLTQTVREFEQHLPGFFSLPHPSPRNRIWLKRNPWFHDKVVPQLQEVVFEMLNETN, from the coding sequence TTGAAGGACTTACTGCGTGAAATCAGAGCTTGTACAATTTGCAAGGAACACCTTCCTTTTGCTCCAAAGCCTGTTTTACGAGCATCTTCCACAGCAAAAATTGTTATTATAGGACAAGCACCCGGAAGCAAAGTACAACAAAGCGGTATTCCCTGGGACGATGCAAGTGGCAAAACCCTAAGAGAGTGGATGGATATATCTTCGGAGAATTTCTACGATGAGTCCAAAATTGCGATAATTCCAATGGGATTTTGCTATCCAGGAAAAGGAAAAACAGGTGATCTTCCTCCTAGAAAAGAATGTGCAGCTACATGGCACGATACTCTTTTTGAGCAAATGCCAAATATTAAATTGAAAATATTGATAGGTCAATATGCCAACTCCAAGTATCTGAATTCAAAGAACTTGACCCAAACTGTACGTGAATTTGAACAACATCTTCCTGGTTTTTTTAGCCTACCCCACCCTTCTCCCCGAAATAGAATTTGGTTAAAAAGAAACCCTTGGTTTCACGACAAAGTAGTACCTCAGTTACAAGAAGTGGTTTTTGAAATGCTTAATGAGACAAATTGA
- a CDS encoding Peptidase family M1 codes for MKSLSLSFLLLIAISFSSKAQFSRADSLRGTITQERAWWDLTYYELDIYVNPADKSIKGSNEIQYKVLSQAKELQIDLQKPLRITKIEQDGKSLTWRSDGPNAHFVKLEKNQAIGSTQTITVFYDGNPVVAQRAPWDGGVVWSKDSQGNPFVATACQGIGASIWWPCKDHMYDEVDSMRIICTVPDGLWNVANGKLAKMELHPNGDRTTEWLVKNPINNYGVNLNIANYAFWSDTYKGEKGDLPVSFWVLPENLTKAKPHFQDAYRTLEALEHWFGPYPFYEDGYKLVEAPYLGMEHQSSVTYGNGYQKGYKGKSISESDYGTKWDFIIIHESGHEWFANNITYKDIADMWVHEGFTNYSESLFTEYFYGKEAGAEYVRGLRKNISNDKPIIGKYDVNERGSGDMYNKGGNMLHTIRQIINDDEKWRGILRGLNSTFYHQTVTTKQIEDYISKESGYNLNMVFNQYLRSTGIPTLEVKKEGKKVCYKWTNVLPGFQMPLDVTVDGEVTRIYPTDEWIKVKGNELKVNHDYYVIQKNI; via the coding sequence ATGAAGTCTCTTAGCCTTTCTTTTTTACTCTTAATTGCCATTTCTTTTTCATCAAAAGCACAATTTTCTCGTGCAGATAGTTTACGTGGAACCATCACTCAAGAGAGAGCTTGGTGGGACTTAACCTATTACGAATTAGACATTTACGTAAACCCAGCGGACAAGTCAATTAAGGGAAGTAATGAAATTCAGTATAAGGTACTTTCTCAAGCAAAGGAATTACAGATTGACCTTCAAAAGCCTTTACGAATCACCAAAATTGAACAAGATGGAAAAAGCCTTACTTGGAGAAGTGATGGACCAAATGCACATTTTGTAAAACTTGAGAAAAATCAGGCGATTGGAAGCACACAAACCATTACTGTTTTTTATGACGGAAATCCCGTAGTAGCTCAGCGAGCTCCATGGGATGGCGGAGTTGTATGGAGCAAAGACAGCCAAGGAAATCCTTTTGTTGCTACAGCTTGTCAAGGAATTGGTGCAAGTATATGGTGGCCTTGTAAAGACCATATGTACGATGAGGTAGACAGCATGAGAATCATTTGTACAGTTCCTGATGGACTTTGGAATGTTGCGAATGGCAAGCTAGCTAAAATGGAACTACACCCTAATGGTGACAGAACCACTGAATGGCTAGTGAAAAACCCAATCAATAATTATGGCGTAAATCTAAATATTGCGAACTACGCATTTTGGTCCGATACTTACAAAGGCGAAAAAGGAGACCTTCCTGTAAGCTTTTGGGTTTTACCAGAAAACCTAACTAAAGCAAAACCTCATTTCCAAGATGCATACCGTACTTTAGAAGCTCTGGAGCATTGGTTTGGGCCCTACCCTTTTTATGAAGATGGATATAAACTTGTAGAAGCTCCTTATCTCGGTATGGAACACCAAAGCTCTGTTACTTATGGCAATGGTTATCAAAAAGGATATAAAGGAAAAAGTATTTCGGAGTCAGATTACGGAACGAAATGGGATTTTATAATTATTCATGAAAGTGGACATGAGTGGTTTGCAAATAATATCACTTACAAAGACATAGCAGATATGTGGGTTCATGAAGGATTCACCAATTACTCTGAAAGTCTTTTTACAGAGTATTTTTATGGAAAAGAAGCCGGTGCTGAATACGTAAGAGGATTGAGAAAAAACATTTCGAATGACAAGCCTATTATTGGTAAGTACGACGTCAACGAAAGAGGGTCTGGCGATATGTACAATAAAGGAGGAAACATGCTTCACACCATTCGCCAGATAATTAATGACGACGAGAAATGGAGGGGAATATTAAGAGGTTTGAATTCAACATTTTATCATCAAACGGTGACCACAAAACAGATCGAAGACTACATTTCAAAAGAGAGTGGCTACAATCTAAATATGGTTTTTAATCAATACCTGCGTTCAACTGGAATTCCAACTTTAGAGGTAAAGAAAGAGGGAAAAAAAGTATGCTACAAATGGACAAATGTGTTACCTGGTTTTCAGATGCCATTGGATGTAACTGTAGATGGAGAGGTAACGAGAATTTACCCTACAGATGAGTGGATTAAAGTAAAAGGAAATGAGCTAAAAGTGAATCACGATTATTACGTAATTCAGAAAAACATTTGA
- a CDS encoding Arylsulfatase A gives MKYRILVLSLLFLTNCKTANEVTETSKPNVLFIAVDDLNTWLGCLNNYSHTKTPNIDKLAAKGVLFSNAHCQAPLCGPSRASLMTGLRPSTTGIYGMIDDNKIRSENPATTDIVFLPEYFKQNGYHTMGVGKLFHAHAPKGLFDESGGRVKGFGPLPEKRFVWDGFGTSDRKNYGRTSTDWGAFPSADSLMPDHQSVDWVIQRLNQKQEKPFFMGMGFLRPHVPLYVPQKWFDMHPLDEIEVAPYQSDDLNDIPNVGLKINDLPMMPSTEWAKNSGEWKKIIQAYLASVSFVDNEIGRLMEALENSGQADNTVIVLWSDHGYRLGEKGTFAKHGLWGSATNAPLMFIAPNLPQGKVIDQPVELLSIYPTLLELCGLPSYERNEGRSLVVTMQGKDNKEEHFAITTYGMNNHSVVTDSFRYTQYEDGEEELYNHSIDPNEWKNEAKNREYLNAKTKAKLLLPKVNAKWDGNSSYTFQPYFVEQKARVNGTDSKPVK, from the coding sequence ATGAAATATCGCATCCTTGTTCTAAGTCTATTGTTTTTAACCAATTGTAAAACCGCCAATGAAGTTACAGAAACTTCAAAACCCAATGTACTTTTCATAGCGGTTGACGACCTGAACACCTGGTTGGGATGCCTAAATAATTATTCACATACAAAAACGCCCAATATCGACAAGCTTGCAGCCAAAGGAGTATTGTTTTCGAATGCACATTGCCAAGCACCACTTTGCGGACCATCAAGAGCGTCACTAATGACTGGATTGCGTCCTTCCACAACAGGCATTTACGGAATGATAGATGATAACAAAATTCGCTCTGAAAATCCTGCTACAACTGACATTGTTTTTCTGCCTGAGTATTTCAAACAAAATGGATATCACACCATGGGAGTTGGTAAACTCTTTCATGCTCATGCACCAAAAGGACTATTTGATGAATCAGGCGGTAGAGTAAAAGGTTTTGGACCGCTACCAGAAAAAAGATTCGTTTGGGATGGTTTTGGTACCTCAGACCGAAAAAACTATGGTCGCACTAGTACCGACTGGGGAGCTTTTCCTTCGGCAGACTCTTTGATGCCAGATCATCAATCTGTGGACTGGGTAATCCAACGATTGAATCAAAAACAAGAAAAACCCTTTTTCATGGGTATGGGATTTTTACGTCCGCATGTACCATTATACGTTCCACAAAAATGGTTTGACATGCATCCACTTGATGAGATAGAAGTAGCTCCATATCAGTCCGACGACCTTAACGATATTCCGAATGTAGGATTGAAAATAAATGACCTTCCAATGATGCCATCTACAGAGTGGGCGAAAAATAGCGGTGAGTGGAAAAAAATTATTCAAGCTTACTTAGCAAGTGTCAGTTTTGTGGATAATGAAATAGGCAGGTTAATGGAAGCCCTGGAAAATAGCGGTCAAGCTGATAATACAGTCATTGTTTTGTGGTCGGATCATGGCTATCGATTGGGTGAAAAGGGCACATTTGCTAAACACGGGCTATGGGGATCAGCAACAAACGCCCCATTGATGTTCATTGCTCCTAACCTTCCTCAAGGTAAAGTCATTGACCAACCAGTCGAGTTATTATCAATCTACCCAACGTTGCTGGAGCTATGCGGTCTTCCAAGTTATGAAAGAAACGAAGGTCGCAGCTTAGTTGTTACCATGCAGGGAAAAGACAATAAAGAAGAGCATTTTGCAATTACAACTTATGGTATGAATAATCATTCCGTTGTTACCGACTCTTTTAGATATACGCAATATGAAGATGGAGAAGAGGAGCTTTATAACCACAGTATTGACCCTAATGAATGGAAAAATGAAGCAAAAAATCGGGAATATCTAAATGCAAAAACTAAAGCAAAACTTCTTCTACCAAAAGTAAATGCGAAGTGGGATGGAAACTCTTCCTATACTTTTCAGCCATACTTTGTGGAGCAAAAGGCAAGAGTAAATGGTACTGACAGTAAGCCTGTAAAGTAA